A genomic window from Lotus japonicus ecotype B-129 chromosome 1, LjGifu_v1.2 includes:
- the LOC130714294 gene encoding S-adenosyl-L-methionine:benzoic acid/salicylic acid carboxyl methyltransferase 3-like — protein sequence MSHLYIWVMIKCIEAKKPEKEWSKYNTIMRMEVTQVLHMNGGVGEASYANNSLVQQKVISLTKPIREEAITSLYCTTFPRSLAIADMGCSSGPNTLFVVSEIIKVVEKLCRELNRKSPEYKVFLNDLPGNDFNNIFKSLDSFKEKLSDEMESDIMGPCYFYGVPGSFYGRVFPNQSLNFVHSSYSLQWLSKVPEGAENNKDNIYISRTSPSNVVKAYYEQFQRDFSVFLKCRAEELVEGGRMVLTFLGRKSDNPCSKECCYIWELMAKALNDMVMQGIIKEDQVTTFNIPQYTPSPLEVKWEVLKEGSFAINRLEVSEVNWNAMDECNVFEFESEMNESLSDSGYNVAQCMRAVAEPLLVNHFGEAIIEKVFSRYQEILADRMSKEKTKFVNVTILLTRKG from the exons ATGTCACATCTATATATATGGGTTATGATTAAATGCATAGAAGCAAAAAAGCCAGAGAAAGAGTGGAGCAAATACAATACAATAATGAGAATGGAAGTTACACAGGTTCTACACATGAATGGAGGAGTTGGAGAAGCAAGCTATGCAAACAACTCTTTAGTTCAG CAAAAGGTGATTTCTTTAACAAAGCCTATAAGAGAAGAAGCCATAACCAGCCTTTATTGCACCACATTCCCAAGAAGCCTTGCAATTGCAGACATGGGTTGTTCTTCAGGACCAAACACTCTGTTTGTGGTTTCAGAAATTATCAAGGTTGTGGAAAAGCTTTGCCGAGAGCTGAACCGTAAATCTCCAGAGTACAAGGTGTTTTTGAATGACCTTCCTGGAAATGATTTCAACAACATCTTTAAGTCCCTTGACAGCTTCAAAGAGAAACTAAGTGATGAAATGGAATCGGACATAATGGGTCCATGCTACTTCTATGGGGTTCCTGGTTCTTTCTATGGCAGAGTTTTTCCTAATCAAAGTCTAAATTTTGTCCATTCTTCTTACAGCCTCCAATGGCTATCTAAG GTTCCTGAAGGAGCAGAGAACAATAAAGACAATATATACATATCGAGAACAAGCCCCTCAAATGTTGTAAAGGCTTACTACGAGCAGTTTCAAAGAGATTTCTCTGTTTTTCTCAAGTGTCGTGCAGAGGAACTAGTTGAAGGGGGTCGCATGGTTCTAACATTTTTGGGAAGAAAGAGTGACAATCCATGTAGCAAGGAGTGTTGCTACATTTGGGAACTTATGGCTAAAGCTCTCAATGATATGGTCATGCAG GGGATTATAAAGGAAGACCAAGTGACTACTTTCAACATCCCTCAATATACTCCATCTCCATTAGAAGTGAAATGGGAAGTTCTTAAAGAAGGATCATTCGCCATTAATCGCTTGGAGGTGTCAGAAGTGAATTGGAACGCTATGGATGAATGCAATGTTTTTGAATTTGAGTCTGAAATGAATGAATCACTGAGTGATAGTGGATACAATGTTGCTCAGTGCATGAGGGCAGTGGCTGAACCTTTGCTGGTTAATCACTTTGGTGAAGCTATCATTGAAAAGGTTTTTAGTCGCTACCAAGAAATCTTGGCTGATAGGATGTCTAAGGAGAAAACTAAATTTGTCAATGTTACCATATTGTTGACTAGGAAAGGATGA
- the LOC130714285 gene encoding fatty acid amide hydrolase-like produces the protein MGLLKCKSVFYTPAKDVDLSPYSSESYLQANVKAPRMTGVLVKIVTHLLECPILGTLLLYILKGGNLIHQLISNAELAEPPLSVPLHHFEDIKEKEVKRLDPSSSPPEKVQFALDCLPLSPAETPNGTDPLFRRWTIMDYSNAYRSGEITPSLVAERFVAAVDESRKPPLQMGFFIHYTVEDILKQATESTLRYQQGEPISVLDGVPVAIKDEIDCLPYPTTGGTKWLDKERPCKGDACCVKRLRSCGAILVGKTNMHELGSGTSGINPHYGPSRNPYDSHMIAGGSSSGSAAVVCAGLCPVTLGVDGGGSVRMPASLCGVIGLKPTFARIPHDGVLPLNWTVGMVGILAGTVEDAMIIYAAISGEIPSDQPSGKLTKINLPLLSMTKSLSQITLAKYGKWFDDCSDDVRICCSQALHKLQDRYSWKIIDVTIPEIEAMRLAHYITIGSECSTALDSYKKKNFAELGWDVRVAQCIYGAFSGMEYLKAQKMRNRQLQIHMKIFADADVIVSPTTGVTAYPIQDDALETGELDYVNGAALVRYSIAGNFLGLPAVTIPVGYDKLGLPIGLQFIGRPWSEATLIHLAYAMQAICMPEYRRPEIYYDLLRK, from the exons atgggtttgttgaaaTGTAAGAGTGTGTTTTACACACCAGCTAAGGATGTTGATTTAAGCCCCTATAGCAGTGAATCCTACCTCCAAGCCAATGTCAAAG CTCCTCGCATGACTGGAGTTTTGGTCAAGATTGTCACTCACTTGTTGGAGTGTCCAATACTTGGAACCTTGCTGTTGTACATATTGAAAGGAGGCAATCTTATTCACCAG CTTATTTCAAATGCAGAGTTAGCAGAGCCACCTCTCTCTGTTCCCTTACATCATTTTGAAG acataaaagaaaaagaagtcaaACGCTTAGATCCTTCTTCATCTCCACCTGAGAAAGTTCAATTTGCATTAGATTGCTTGCCTCTATCTCCAGCAGAAACACCTAATGGAACAGATCCTTTATTCCGTCGCTGGACGATAATGGATTATTCCAATGCTTACAGATCAGGGGAAATAACACCAAGCTTG GTTGCAGAACGATTTGTTGCTGCTGTTGATGAATCCAGAAAACCCCCACTCCAAATGGGATTCTTTATTCACTACACCGTTGAAGATATACTAAAACAAGCAACTGAATCAACTCTTCGATACCAACAAG GGGAACCTATCTCGGTGCTAGACGGAGTTCCAGTTGCTATCAAGGATGAGATAGATTGTTTACCATATCCAACAACAG GAGGTACAAAGTGGCTGGATAAAGAAAGGCCTTGTAAAGGTGATGCTTGCTGCGTCAAGCGTCTAAGGTCATGCGGTGCTATACTTGTTGGGAAAACCAATATGCATGAGCTTGGATCTGGAACTAGTGGGATAAATCCACATTATGG GCCTTCCAGAAACCCATATGATAGCCATATGATTGCAGGAGGTTCTTCTAGTGGATCTGCTGCTGTGGTGTGTGCAGGACTCTGCCCGGTTACCCTTGGTGTTGACGGGGGAG GATCTGTCAGGATGCCAGCTTCTCTTTGTGGTGTTATTGGTCTGAAACCGACTTTTGCGCGTATACCTCATGACGG AGTTCTTCCCCTAAATTGGACAGTTGGGATGGTTGGAATACTAGCAGGCACTGTTGAGGATGCAATGATCAT TTATGCAGCAATCAGTGGCGAAATTCCATCCGATCAGCCTTCCGGTAAATTG ACTAAGATAAATCTTCCACTGCTGAGCATGACAAAGTCTTTATCTCAGATCACGTTAGCAAAATATGGAAAG TGGTTCGATGATTGCAGCGATGATGTCAGAATATGCTGCTCCCAAGCTTTGCACAAGCTTCAGGATCGTTACAGTTGGAAG ATTATAGATGTCACCATACCAGAGATAGAAGCGATGCGGCTGGCACATTACATAACAATCGGATCTGAGTGTTCCACTGCCCTTGATTCTTATAAGAAAAA GAATTTTGCAGAATTAGGATGGGATGTAAGGGTAGCACAATGCATCTATGGTGCTTTCAGCGGCATGGAGTATCTTAAAGCTCAGAAAATGAG GAATCGCCAATTGCAAATTCACATGAAAATATTTGCCGATGCAGACGTCATTGTCTCACCAACAACAGG TGTGACTGCATATCCAATTCAAGATGATGCCTTGGAGACTGGTGAACTTGACTATGTCAATGGAG CTGCGCTTGTTCGTTACTCCATAGCAGGAAACTTCCTAGGACTTCCTGCTGTCACCATTCCG GTTGGGTATGATAAACTAGGTTTGCCTATTGGCCTTCAGTTTATTGGAAGGCCTTGGTCTGAAGCAACACTGATCCATTTGGCATATGCAATGCAG GCTATCTGCATGCCAGAGTACAGAAGGCCAGAGATTTATTATGatttattaagaaaataa